In the genome of Limnobaculum zhutongyuii, one region contains:
- a CDS encoding WbuC family cupin fold metalloprotein — protein MLNNNILDDLRDRAILSPRRRAHLNIHNSYDSIIQKVISYVCTDSYIPPHYHYLDYQLETFVVLNGEFVLYTFDDTGIITSRTVLNNKNPIYEVNTHTIHTVVANSVDSILLEIKQGPFFAETSKAFPLWSVLENDDRANDGFEWLKQAQVGDVWCI, from the coding sequence ATGTTAAATAATAATATCTTGGATGATTTACGTGATAGGGCCATTCTGTCACCCAGACGTCGTGCTCATCTAAATATACATAACTCCTATGATTCGATTATTCAGAAAGTAATTAGTTATGTTTGTACCGATTCCTATATACCACCTCATTATCATTATTTAGACTATCAGCTTGAAACATTTGTAGTACTGAATGGAGAGTTTGTTTTATATACATTTGATGATACAGGTATCATTACATCTCGCACTGTTTTAAATAATAAAAACCCGATTTATGAAGTAAATACACATACTATACATACTGTAGTAGCTAATTCAGTAGATTCCATATTATTGGAAATTAAGCAGGGACCTTTTTTTGCTGAAACATCAAAAGCATTTCCCCTATGGTCTGTACTAGAGAATGATGATAGAGCTAATGATGGTTTTGAGTGGTTAAAACAAGCTCAGGTAGGGGATGTCTGGTGCATATAA
- the ligA gene encoding NAD-dependent DNA ligase LigA: MESLKQRLIELCEQLRHHEYLYHVLDSPEIPDAEYDRLMRELRDIETAHPEWITDDSPTQRVGAAPLSAFEQVTHEVPMLSLDNVFDEQSYLAFDKRLHDRLKRNEEITFCCELKLDGLAVSLLYEDGRLVQGATRGDGTTGENITSNVRTIGAIPLRLTGENIPRRLEVRGEVFMPQSGFEQLNEHARRNHEKVFANPRNAAAGSLRQLDPRITAKRPLTFFCYGVGLIDGGELPDSHWERLMQFKRWGLPVSDRIRLCKGSQQVLDFYHQVQEQRPSLGFDIDGVVIKVDDLALQRELGFVAKAPRWATAFKFPAQEQMTVLRDVEFQVGRTGAITPVARLEPVTVAGVTVSNATLHNADEIARLGLCIGDTVVIRRAGDVIPQVVGIIASERPSDAKEIVFPTECPVCGSSVEKLEGEAVARCSGGLVCAAQRKEALKHFVSRRAMDVEGMGDKIIEQLVDKEYVHTPADLYRLSIGILSRLERMGPKSAQNLVEALEKSKNTTFARFLFALGIREVGETTAANLASHFGSLEALQAADMDALKTVQDVGEVVAKHTFNFLREEHNQKIINELTGPEIAIHWPAPVVIVAEEIDSPFAGKTVVLTGSLSQMSRDDAKAKLIALGAKVSGSVSKKTDMVIAGEAAGSKLAKAQELDIPVIDEAEMIRLLGV, encoded by the coding sequence ATGGAATCCCTTAAGCAACGTTTAATTGAACTCTGTGAACAACTGCGTCATCACGAATATTTGTACCATGTTCTTGATTCTCCAGAAATTCCTGATGCGGAATACGATCGTTTGATGCGTGAACTGCGCGATATCGAGACTGCCCATCCGGAGTGGATAACCGATGATTCACCGACGCAAAGAGTTGGTGCCGCACCGCTGTCTGCATTTGAGCAAGTCACCCATGAAGTTCCTATGTTATCGCTGGATAACGTATTTGATGAGCAAAGCTACTTAGCTTTTGATAAACGCTTACACGACCGTTTAAAGCGTAATGAAGAGATAACGTTTTGTTGTGAACTGAAGCTGGATGGTTTAGCCGTCAGCTTGCTATATGAAGATGGTCGTCTGGTACAGGGAGCCACCCGGGGAGATGGCACAACTGGAGAAAATATTACTTCGAACGTGAGAACGATTGGGGCCATTCCTTTACGTTTGACCGGAGAGAACATCCCGCGTCGTCTTGAAGTTCGGGGTGAGGTTTTTATGCCGCAGTCAGGCTTTGAACAGCTAAATGAGCACGCGCGACGCAACCATGAGAAAGTATTTGCCAACCCACGTAATGCCGCTGCGGGCTCTTTAAGGCAACTGGACCCAAGGATTACCGCTAAAAGGCCATTAACGTTCTTTTGCTATGGTGTGGGCTTGATTGATGGGGGAGAGCTTCCTGATAGTCACTGGGAGCGTTTGATGCAGTTTAAGCGCTGGGGATTACCGGTCAGCGATCGTATTCGGTTGTGTAAAGGCAGCCAGCAGGTATTAGATTTTTATCATCAGGTTCAGGAACAACGTCCCAGCCTGGGATTTGATATTGATGGTGTTGTTATTAAGGTAGATGATTTAGCCCTGCAGAGAGAGTTGGGATTTGTGGCTAAAGCCCCTCGCTGGGCAACGGCATTTAAGTTTCCAGCCCAGGAACAGATGACGGTATTACGTGATGTCGAATTTCAGGTAGGGCGTACCGGCGCAATAACCCCGGTTGCTCGTCTGGAGCCAGTTACCGTTGCTGGCGTCACTGTCAGTAATGCTACTTTGCATAACGCCGATGAAATTGCGCGTTTAGGACTCTGTATCGGTGATACGGTGGTGATTCGCCGTGCAGGTGATGTTATCCCTCAAGTTGTAGGCATTATCGCCTCAGAGCGTCCCTCAGACGCAAAAGAAATCGTTTTTCCAACCGAATGCCCGGTATGTGGTTCAAGTGTTGAAAAGCTCGAGGGTGAAGCGGTAGCTCGTTGTAGTGGTGGTTTGGTTTGTGCCGCGCAAAGAAAAGAGGCTTTGAAGCATTTTGTCTCTCGTCGTGCAATGGATGTGGAAGGGATGGGAGATAAGATCATTGAGCAATTAGTGGATAAAGAGTATGTCCATACGCCAGCTGATTTATACCGCCTGTCAATTGGTATTCTGAGTCGCCTTGAACGTATGGGGCCAAAGTCAGCGCAGAATCTGGTTGAAGCACTGGAAAAATCAAAAAATACCACCTTTGCTCGTTTTCTGTTTGCTTTAGGTATCCGTGAAGTAGGGGAAACTACTGCTGCTAATCTTGCCAGTCATTTTGGTTCCCTTGAGGCTTTACAAGCTGCAGATATGGATGCGCTTAAAACTGTACAGGATGTAGGAGAGGTTGTGGCCAAACACACCTTTAATTTCTTACGTGAAGAGCATAACCAGAAAATTATTAACGAACTAACTGGTCCCGAAATTGCGATTCACTGGCCGGCGCCTGTTGTGATTGTTGCTGAAGAAATAGACAGCCCTTTTGCTGGTAAAACAGTAGTGCTGACAGGCTCACTTAGCCAAATGTCCCGGGATGATGCTAAAGCTAAGTTGATTGCTTTAGGGGCTAAGGTTAGTGGTAGCGTATCTAAAAAAACGGATATGGTTATCGCCGGTGAAGCTGCGGGTTCAAAATTAGCTAAAGCTCAGGAGTTGGATATTCCGGTGATCGACGAGGCGGAGATGATTCGCTTACTTGGTGTATAG
- the rfbC gene encoding dTDP-4-dehydrorhamnose 3,5-epimerase → MKVIETKLQGCLIIHPDVHGDNRGFFLETYQEERYAEYGIKYKFVQDNRSRSSFGVLRGLHFQKTRPQGKLVSITRGEVFDVAVDLRPESKTFGEYVGVVLSEENNTQLFVPPGFAHGFCVLSELADFSYKCTDYYSPSDEGGIIWNDPIINIEWPIKDPNLSEKDRLLPTFDDVKCNILGEKK, encoded by the coding sequence ATGAAAGTTATTGAAACTAAATTACAAGGATGTCTAATTATTCACCCTGATGTTCATGGTGATAATCGAGGTTTTTTCCTTGAAACATATCAAGAAGAAAGATATGCAGAGTATGGTATTAAATACAAATTTGTACAAGATAATCGTTCGCGCTCATCATTTGGTGTGTTAAGAGGATTACACTTTCAAAAAACAAGGCCACAAGGAAAATTAGTTTCTATTACTCGAGGAGAGGTTTTTGATGTTGCCGTTGATTTAAGACCAGAATCGAAAACTTTTGGTGAATATGTAGGGGTTGTACTATCAGAAGAGAATAATACGCAGCTTTTTGTTCCTCCCGGTTTTGCTCATGGTTTTTGTGTGCTATCTGAATTAGCTGATTTCTCTTATAAATGCACTGATTATTATTCTCCTTCAGATGAAGGCGGTATAATATGGAATGATCCTATAATTAATATTGAGTGGCCGATAAAAGATCCTAATTTATCAGAAAAAGATAGATTACTTCCTACTTTTGATGATGTTAAATGTAACATTTTGGGTGAGAAGAAATGA
- a CDS encoding LbetaH domain-containing protein (WbbJ; catalyzes the transfer of the O-acetyl moiety to the O antigen; part of the lipopolysaccharide biosynthetic pathway) has protein sequence MTLRKIYYRGFMSELYKRYGVIGIFNLVINVIYTKLLYSGARLIRRPFDIRGRKYIKLGNGFTSGRYCRFEAYPQDDDNNIVITFGSNCQVNDSVHIVGRKKVKIGNDVLIASRVFITDLNHGNYSGEQQSHPEEISDKRVLNSKDVVIGDNVWIGEGVSILPGVEIGRCTIIGANSVVTKSVPDYCIVGGNPAIILKKFDFEKKEWVSTK, from the coding sequence ATGACTTTAAGAAAAATTTATTATAGAGGCTTTATGAGTGAGCTTTATAAAAGATATGGTGTTATCGGAATATTTAATTTGGTGATAAATGTTATTTATACGAAGCTACTGTATTCTGGGGCTCGTTTAATAAGACGTCCTTTTGATATAAGAGGGCGTAAATATATTAAATTAGGAAATGGATTTACTTCTGGTAGATATTGTCGTTTTGAAGCCTATCCTCAAGATGATGATAATAATATTGTTATTACTTTTGGTTCAAATTGTCAGGTTAATGACTCAGTACATATCGTAGGTAGAAAAAAAGTTAAAATTGGTAATGATGTATTAATTGCCAGCAGGGTTTTTATTACAGATTTAAACCATGGTAACTATTCTGGTGAACAACAGTCACACCCTGAAGAAATATCAGATAAGAGAGTGTTAAACTCAAAAGATGTTGTTATTGGCGATAATGTATGGATTGGCGAAGGCGTAAGTATTCTTCCTGGCGTAGAAATAGGACGTTGTACTATAATTGGCGCTAATTCAGTTGTAACAAAATCAGTACCTGACTATTGTATTGTTGGTGGAAATCCTGCAATTATTTTAAAAAAATTTGATTTTGAAAAAAAAGAATGGGTTTCAACTAAATGA
- the zipA gene encoding cell division protein ZipA, translating to MMQNLRLVLIVVGAIAILALLIHGLWISRKERSSIFRDKPLKRGITQENSKPFDSLEEGVGEVRVRPVSVSRTDPLSAQEPVVDNDPLPEFSLVSNELKQPESELALEPEDDEVSPIQMSFDDVLAFPEESKKAGQETVEVTTASEQVQEETKAQLTDKPQELVIVLHVSALNGGSIAGDVLLQSILHAGFKFGAMGIFHRHVDPAGSGPVLFSLANMVKPGSFDPENMTDFSTPGISMFMMVPSYGNAHQNFKLMLQSAQRIADDVGGVVLDDARHMITPQKLETYKAQIREVLENTSK from the coding sequence ATGATGCAGAATTTGCGTCTAGTATTGATAGTTGTTGGAGCTATAGCAATTTTAGCGTTGTTAATACACGGTTTATGGATCAGCCGTAAGGAACGCTCGTCAATTTTCCGGGACAAACCACTGAAGCGTGGGATAACACAGGAAAACTCAAAGCCTTTTGATTCTTTGGAAGAAGGGGTTGGTGAAGTTCGTGTGCGTCCAGTTTCCGTGTCCCGGACCGATCCATTATCTGCTCAGGAACCTGTTGTGGATAATGATCCACTGCCAGAGTTCTCATTAGTATCTAACGAACTGAAACAGCCAGAGTCTGAATTAGCGCTGGAACCTGAAGATGATGAGGTTTCACCAATTCAGATGTCTTTTGATGATGTTTTAGCTTTCCCTGAAGAGTCTAAAAAGGCAGGGCAGGAAACGGTTGAGGTAACTACTGCTTCGGAGCAGGTACAGGAAGAAACGAAAGCCCAGTTAACTGATAAACCACAGGAACTGGTTATTGTATTACATGTTTCTGCATTGAACGGCGGTAGTATCGCTGGCGATGTTTTGCTACAAAGTATTTTGCATGCCGGATTTAAATTTGGCGCGATGGGTATATTCCATCGCCATGTTGATCCTGCTGGAAGTGGCCCGGTACTGTTTAGCCTGGCGAATATGGTTAAACCTGGTTCATTTGATCCGGAAAACATGACTGATTTCTCAACGCCAGGAATCTCCATGTTTATGATGGTGCCATCGTATGGTAATGCTCATCAGAACTTTAAGTTGATGCTTCAGTCAGCGCAGCGTATTGCTGACGATGTGGGAGGGGTAGTTTTAGACGATGCCCGTCATATGATAACTCCACAGAAACTTGAAACTTATAAAGCCCAAATCAGAGAAGTACTTGAGAATACATCCAAGTAA
- the cysZ gene encoding sulfate transporter CysZ — protein MTIQSDQYGQTAKSGFHYITQGFKLVTLPGIKRFVILPLLINILLIGGAFWWLYNQLGEWIPAIMSYVPNWLQWLSYLLWPVAVITILLIFGYLFSTIANWIAAPFNGLLAEKLEAKLTGKPLPDTSIIKDIPRIMKREWLKLVYYLPRALLLLILYFIPGVGQTIFPVLWFLFSAWMLSIQYNDYPFDNHKVSFKDMKLTLSQEKVRNIQFGAIVSLFTMIPFLNLFIMPVAVCGATAMWVERYRGKLVGE, from the coding sequence ATGACAATACAATCTGATCAATATGGCCAAACCGCTAAAAGTGGTTTTCACTATATCACACAAGGCTTTAAGCTTGTTACTCTTCCTGGTATCAAACGCTTTGTTATTCTTCCCCTATTAATCAATATATTACTAATCGGTGGAGCATTCTGGTGGTTATACAATCAGTTAGGTGAGTGGATTCCCGCTATCATGAGCTATGTTCCGAACTGGCTACAGTGGTTAAGTTATTTACTCTGGCCTGTGGCCGTGATCACAATTCTGCTAATTTTTGGTTATCTCTTTAGTACCATAGCGAACTGGATTGCTGCCCCATTTAATGGGCTGCTGGCAGAAAAGCTTGAAGCAAAACTAACAGGAAAACCATTACCTGATACCAGCATCATTAAAGATATTCCGCGCATAATGAAGCGTGAATGGCTGAAACTGGTTTATTACCTGCCTCGGGCCCTACTGTTACTGATCCTTTATTTTATTCCAGGTGTTGGCCAAACGATATTTCCTGTTCTGTGGTTTCTGTTCAGCGCCTGGATGCTTTCCATCCAGTACAACGACTACCCTTTCGATAACCACAAAGTCAGTTTTAAAGATATGAAATTAACACTGAGTCAGGAAAAAGTTCGAAACATACAGTTCGGCGCAATCGTCAGCCTGTTTACCATGATACCGTTTCTTAATCTGTTTATTATGCCGGTTGCCGTGTGTGGTGCAACGGCGATGTGGGTTGAGAGGTATCGGGGGAAGTTGGTTGGGGAGTGA
- a CDS encoding glycosyltransferase, with protein sequence MKMINNNLEHTPLFSVIVPVYNVEEYVSVCLESLAKQTFKRIEVIIVDDGSTDNSLSICNLFAEKYDFFHVFHKNNEGQGIARNFGLSKALGNYISYVDSDDWVDENLFNDIYTTLIDNPDVDFINFGLDFVSSEGKSLYKLNDWSQKYLEGDDIFTNAMLDREVLSSPCNKIYKKCFLLENEIYFPHIKINEDLLYSRIVAYHSSKTLFLDNVYYHALIRSNSTSRAMSINNFQGSIEALRYQYDFLVSKSAYERYSELYKAYFVKQLSYLTILYSFRAPDKISFMNSQELIRNTKYNEYVRNRNVVKLLSRKHQVIAFLCNYPKLLRIAATIVSKIGLYKLGR encoded by the coding sequence ATGAAAATGATTAATAATAACTTAGAGCATACACCTTTATTTAGCGTTATTGTTCCAGTATATAATGTAGAAGAGTATGTCTCTGTTTGTTTAGAAAGTTTAGCTAAGCAAACATTTAAAAGAATTGAAGTCATCATTGTTGATGATGGTTCTACGGACAATTCATTATCTATATGCAATTTATTTGCCGAGAAATATGATTTTTTCCATGTTTTTCATAAGAATAATGAGGGGCAAGGAATTGCCAGAAATTTCGGTTTGAGTAAAGCCTTAGGTAATTATATTTCTTATGTTGATAGTGATGATTGGGTAGATGAAAATTTATTTAATGATATATACACTACTTTGATTGATAATCCAGATGTTGATTTTATAAATTTTGGTCTGGATTTTGTTTCTAGCGAAGGAAAGTCTCTATATAAATTAAATGATTGGAGCCAAAAATATCTTGAGGGTGATGATATTTTTACTAATGCTATGCTAGATAGAGAAGTTCTTTCATCTCCATGTAATAAGATATATAAAAAATGTTTTTTGTTAGAGAATGAAATTTACTTTCCTCATATAAAAATTAATGAAGATTTATTATATTCACGAATAGTTGCTTATCATTCATCTAAAACTTTGTTTTTAGATAATGTTTATTATCATGCGCTTATTCGTAGTAATAGTACATCCAGAGCGATGTCAATAAATAATTTCCAAGGCAGTATAGAAGCATTGAGATATCAATATGACTTCTTAGTGTCTAAATCTGCTTATGAGCGTTATAGTGAGTTATATAAAGCTTATTTTGTAAAACAATTAAGCTATTTGACTATTTTATATTCCTTTAGGGCTCCTGATAAGATTTCATTTATGAACTCTCAAGAGTTGATTAGAAATACAAAATATAATGAGTATGTTAGAAATAGAAATGTAGTAAAACTTCTTTCCAGAAAACATCAGGTTATTGCTTTTTTATGTAATTATCCTAAGCTATTACGTATTGCTGCAACAATAGTAAGTAAGATTGGATTATATAAACTGGGTAGATAG
- a CDS encoding DUF3820 family protein encodes MIEKEHLLQIANTPMPFGKYKGRMLVDLPDEYLLWFAKKGFPAGSLGQLMELTLALKIEGLDSVIRPLKRG; translated from the coding sequence ATGATAGAGAAAGAACATTTGCTTCAGATTGCCAACACACCAATGCCATTTGGTAAATATAAAGGGCGAATGTTGGTGGATTTGCCTGACGAGTATCTATTATGGTTTGCCAAAAAAGGGTTTCCTGCCGGCTCATTAGGGCAACTGATGGAACTGACATTAGCATTAAAGATAGAAGGGCTGGATAGTGTTATCCGGCCATTAAAGCGCGGATAG
- a CDS encoding CgeB family protein → MKKSLAVLIAPPFFNYYKGISKELLNYYEDVIYFDDRPKCSSFFKFCIRKRVPLLFDFLAEKNDKQIQSALKNKNIDTLIIIKGECISQNLVKWFKEEKKSEVIIYTWDSLHNNPGFYRFTQLADKAFTFDFLDAKNNNELKLLPLYSDIKTTNLNFVSDMNKFDVCFIGSYHADRAKVLNRFIKENSDFTYFFRIYFPSKAQYILYWILDRELRKLPFGIVTFTPTSKSDIQNIYNCSEAVLDIHNINQSGMTMRTLEVLSSGHRLITTNMDAIEYLKDCNISYLDRETGKITNLSPLPGEVQDGTFKYDFSLKEWARKLLMS, encoded by the coding sequence ATGAAAAAGTCTTTAGCGGTATTAATTGCTCCTCCATTTTTTAATTATTACAAAGGTATTTCCAAAGAATTATTGAATTATTATGAGGATGTGATTTACTTTGATGATAGGCCAAAGTGTAGTAGTTTTTTTAAGTTTTGTATAAGAAAAAGAGTTCCATTATTATTTGATTTTCTTGCTGAAAAAAATGACAAGCAAATACAGAGTGCACTAAAAAATAAAAACATAGACACTTTAATTATTATTAAAGGTGAGTGTATTAGCCAGAATCTTGTAAAGTGGTTTAAAGAAGAGAAAAAGTCAGAAGTTATAATATACACTTGGGATTCTTTACATAATAATCCTGGCTTTTATCGATTTACTCAATTAGCAGATAAAGCATTTACTTTTGATTTTCTGGATGCAAAAAATAATAATGAATTAAAATTATTACCATTATATTCTGATATAAAAACGACTAATTTAAATTTTGTTTCTGATATGAATAAGTTTGATGTATGTTTTATTGGAAGCTACCATGCTGATAGAGCGAAAGTACTAAATAGGTTTATTAAAGAAAATTCTGATTTTACTTATTTTTTTAGAATTTATTTTCCTAGTAAAGCTCAATATATTCTATATTGGATATTAGATCGTGAGCTTAGGAAGTTACCTTTTGGTATTGTCACATTCACTCCCACATCAAAATCAGATATACAGAATATATACAATTGTTCGGAAGCAGTTTTAGATATTCATAATATAAATCAATCTGGAATGACAATGAGAACTTTAGAAGTTTTATCATCAGGTCACAGACTGATTACAACAAATATGGATGCTATTGAATATTTGAAAGATTGTAATATTAGCTATTTGGATAGGGAAACCGGAAAAATTACAAACTTATCTCCATTACCTGGAGAGGTACAAGATGGCACGTTTAAATATGATTTTAGCTTAAAAGAGTGGGCTAGAAAACTTCTAATGTCGTAG
- a CDS encoding NAD-dependent epimerase/dehydratase family protein, which produces MSHFTIVGSSGFIGSEIKRRLINTNVMVWTPARDELSEVFSRDLGTVIYCAGYGDCSNSPFDVLNANTTFLAEILEKASFKHLIYISSTRVYMGNISSHESTDLTVCSDDQRRLFNLTKLVSEELCLKSKRNVTILRPSNVYGIALNSPLFLPQITKDAILKKEINFYVSPMYAKDYVSVHDVANVCCFFAFNQDKSQIIYNVAAGYNTTAEEISDLLQAETGCNVIWHQMDRRDEIFPVTEINTLKLAYKDYMPRNVLSDIKFMVDDFKKNLL; this is translated from the coding sequence ATGAGTCATTTTACTATCGTTGGTAGCTCAGGGTTTATTGGTTCAGAAATAAAGCGTAGGCTTATAAATACTAATGTGATGGTATGGACGCCTGCGCGTGATGAATTATCTGAAGTCTTTTCTCGGGATTTAGGAACAGTTATTTATTGCGCGGGTTATGGTGATTGCAGTAATTCTCCTTTTGATGTTCTAAATGCGAACACTACTTTTTTGGCTGAGATACTTGAAAAAGCATCATTTAAGCATCTAATTTATATTTCTTCTACTCGTGTGTATATGGGAAACATATCATCACATGAATCTACCGATCTGACAGTTTGTTCTGATGACCAAAGACGATTATTTAACCTTACAAAGTTGGTTTCTGAAGAGCTTTGCTTGAAAAGTAAACGTAATGTTACTATTTTGAGACCAAGCAATGTTTATGGTATAGCTTTAAATAGTCCTCTTTTTCTACCGCAAATTACGAAAGATGCTATTCTGAAAAAAGAAATTAATTTTTATGTATCTCCTATGTACGCTAAAGATTATGTATCTGTACATGATGTAGCAAATGTATGTTGTTTTTTTGCATTCAATCAGGATAAGTCTCAAATAATATATAATGTAGCGGCAGGTTATAATACGACGGCTGAAGAAATTTCAGATCTCCTTCAAGCTGAAACTGGTTGTAATGTCATTTGGCATCAAATGGATCGTCGTGATGAGATATTTCCTGTGACAGAAATAAATACATTAAAATTAGCATATAAAGATTATATGCCAAGAAACGTATTATCAGATATAAAGTTTATGGTTGATGACTTTAAGAAAAATTTATTATAG
- a CDS encoding EpsG family protein — protein sequence MLFFNIFIFYFLFFISLVLKNKSANILLFFAMFPMAFIVVFRGDVGVDTATYIQLIQYIQDTPGYTNIFEPFFELLIYVFSIMGLNAREIVSLLSVITIIILLYSSYKIEKRLVIFSSCIVPMFFFDMTMNGIRYGLSFSIILLGLSFLIRNRSALFWMCILLSSLIQFSGALLGLLVYFLYTKRIRVFIYSLLLLIPLLFVFSGYLINKVEAYQGAYVSSGLSGVSTLLITLLVLFTWCTNKDMRYGNLFVLLTIFSLTLLSYVLAQYTYAGLRVQNIVAYTLFLMIMVNFKQLSHTDYKIIFLLFFIGLISFAFKMKNFYDGEGIGLSPFVPYHFYWDI from the coding sequence ATATTATTTTTCAACATTTTTATTTTCTATTTTCTATTTTTTATTAGTCTTGTATTAAAAAATAAAAGTGCCAATATTTTATTATTTTTTGCCATGTTTCCTATGGCTTTTATTGTTGTTTTTCGAGGGGATGTTGGTGTTGACACTGCTACATATATTCAATTAATTCAATATATTCAAGATACTCCAGGATATACAAATATATTTGAACCATTCTTTGAGTTATTGATATATGTTTTTTCTATTATGGGGCTTAATGCCAGAGAGATAGTTTCATTATTATCAGTTATAACAATAATAATATTATTATATTCTTCATATAAAATAGAGAAGCGACTTGTTATTTTTTCAAGTTGCATTGTCCCAATGTTTTTCTTTGATATGACAATGAACGGTATTAGATATGGCTTATCATTCTCAATCATATTATTAGGGTTAAGTTTTTTAATAAGAAATAGAAGTGCTCTCTTTTGGATGTGCATTTTACTTTCTAGTCTTATTCAATTTTCTGGTGCTTTATTGGGATTGCTTGTATATTTTTTGTATACAAAAAGAATTAGGGTTTTTATATATAGTCTTTTACTTTTAATTCCTTTGTTATTCGTTTTTTCTGGATATTTGATTAATAAAGTTGAAGCATATCAGGGAGCTTATGTTTCTTCTGGTTTATCTGGAGTATCTACTTTACTCATAACGTTATTAGTTTTGTTTACCTGGTGTACTAACAAGGATATGCGGTATGGAAATTTGTTTGTTTTACTTACTATTTTTTCATTGACATTGTTATCGTATGTTTTAGCGCAGTATACCTATGCAGGACTTAGAGTTCAGAATATTGTTGCGTATACATTATTTTTGATGATAATGGTTAATTTTAAGCAGCTCAGTCATACTGATTATAAAATTATTTTCCTTCTGTTTTTTATTGGTCTGATCAGTTTTGCATTCAAAATGAAAAATTTTTATGATGGGGAAGGAATTGGCTTATCTCCGTTTGTACCATATCATTTTTATTGGGATATATAA